In the Eptesicus fuscus isolate TK198812 chromosome 12, DD_ASM_mEF_20220401, whole genome shotgun sequence genome, one interval contains:
- the GID8 gene encoding glucose-induced degradation protein 8 homolog: MSYTEKPDEITKDEWMEKLNNLHVQRADMNRLIMNYLVTEGFKEAAEKFRMESGIEPSVDLETLDERIKIREMILKGQIQEAIALINSLHPELLDTNRYLYFHLQQQHLIELIRQRETEAALEFAQTQLAEQGEESRECLTEMERTLALLAFDNPEDSPFGDLLNMMQRQKVWSEVNQAVLDYENRESTPKLAKLLKLLLWAQNELDQKKVKYPKMTDLSKGVIEEPK; the protein is encoded by the exons ATGAGTTACACAGAAAAACCTGATGAAATCACGAAAGATGAGTGGATGGAAAAACTCAATAACTTACACGTGCAGCGAGCAGACATGAATCGCCTCATCATGAACTACCTAGTCACAG AGGGCTTTaaggaagctgcagagaagtTTCGAATGGAGTCCGGGATTGAGCCTAGTGTGGATCTAGAAACCCTTGACGAACGGATCAAAATCCGTGAGATGATCCTAAAGGGACAGATTCAGGAGGCAATCGCCTTGATCAACAGCCTccatccagaactgctggataCCAACCGCTACCTTTACTTCCACCTGCAG CAACAGCACCTGATCGAGCTGATCCGCCAGCGGGAGACTGAGGCAGCACTGGAGTTCGCGCAGACGCAGCTggcagagcagggggaggagagcagggagtGCCTGACGGAGATGGAGCGCACGCTGGCCCTGCTGGCCTTTGATAATCCCGAGGACTCGCCCTTTGGAGATCTTCTGAATATGATGCAGAGGCAGAAG GTGTGGAGCGAAGTGAACCAGGctgtcctggattatgagaacCGGGAGTCAACACCCAAACTGGCCAAGTTACTGAAATTGCTCCTTTGGGCTCAGAATGAGCTGGACCAGAAGAAAGTAAAGTACCCCAAAATGACAGATCTCAGCAAAGGCGTCATCGAGGAGCCCAAGTAG